The Natrinema caseinilyticum genomic sequence GATCTCGTTCGTGACCGCGGCCCAGCCGATGAGCGCGGGGAGCGCGCCCGCTGCGCCGCCGATGACCGTGTTCTGAACCGTGTTCGGCTTGAGGAGGAGCGTGTAGACGACGCTATAGAACAGGATCGCCGAAAGCCCCAGCGCCGCGGCCAGGCGGTTGATCGTCAGAAACGCGCCAAGCGACGCCGCGGTCAGTACGACCCCGAACGCGAGCGCGTTCCGAACCGGAATCAGGTCGACCGCCAGCGGTCGATCGGCGGTGCGGGACATCTTCTGGTCGACGTCGCGCTCGAGGACGTGATTGAACGTTCCGCTCGCGCCGATCGCGAGGACGCCGCCGCCGAGCGTCGCGACGATCGTGGAACTCTCGAGACCGGGACCGGCGGCAAGTGCCATTCCCGCGGCGGCGACGAGACAGAGCAGCCACATCAGCCGCGGTTTCATCATCTGGAAGTAGGCGAAAACGGTCAGCCTGGCACGGTGCAGTCGGCTCGACGGGAGCGACCGTTCGGCCGCGGTCGGGACGTCGGCTTCGAGCGGTTCCGGCGAATCGATGGCGTCGTCCTCGCTGCCGGTCGCGAGCTCGAGGTCCCAGGCGAGGGCGAGGACGATCGCCGTGAAGATGACGAGTCCGAGCGCGAGGTGTAAACCGGGGAGGATCGCGGCGGGGCCGATCGTGGCGGTGACGGCTCCGACACCGATCTGGACCACGTAGAGGCCTGCGGCGACGGCGAGGGCCGTCCGAACGCGACTCGACGCGTCGCCGAGAAGTCCGGCGATCGCCGCCCCGGCGACGAGGAATCCGACCACGACGGCCGTGAGCCGGTGGGTCCACGCGATCGCGAGTTCGGTCTGGTTCAACGGGTCCACGGGTGTGTGACAGGTGGGCCACGTCGAACACGAGGCGGCCGCGTTCGTCAGCGAAGTCGTCGCGCCGACGATCAACAGTAGATAGACGCCCAGCGCGGTCGCTGCGAGCAGTGCGGAGAACCGCCGGCGGGTACCGATCGGGCGGGGAAAGGACTCAGTTGCCACGGCTTGTCTCGTCTACACCGTTCGACTCCGCGTATTTATGGCTCCCGCTTCTTCCCGCTTTCGGGGACTCTCAGTCGGAAGAAAACGATCTTCGAGGGACGACAACACCCCCGGCAGTGGGCTCGAGTCTCGGCTTCCGTCCTCGCTACCGGAACCCGTTCGAGCACGGTTCGAGAGCAGACGGAGCGAGTCCCGTTGCGAGTCTGTCCGCTACTCGAGAGGCAACCGAAGAGCAATTGTGCCGGTCCGCGTACCCGCTTCCGTGCCCGACGAGACCCACGGCTCCGCGTCTGCGGTCGACGACCGTGTTCCAGCGGCGGCCGGTGCGAAACCCGCGTTCGACGTACACGGCGACGAACCGCCCGTTCGCTGCCCGTACTGCGGTCGACCGTTTCGGCGGGATCGATACGAATCGCTCCACCGCGGTCTCGAACACTCCGAGCGACTCTCCGTTCGGGAGCGTGCCGCGTACGATCGCGCTCGCGGCGAGGAAAATCCAGCGGTTCGCCGCGTTCGACTCGAGGCGCTCGGCGTCCTCGTTCTCCTGTACTTCGGGCTGTTGATCGTGGCCGCGTTCGTCGTCTGAGACAGCGCACTCTCGAGAGGCCCCTGC encodes the following:
- a CDS encoding heme o synthase, producing MATESFPRPIGTRRRFSALLAATALGVYLLLIVGATTSLTNAAASCSTWPTCHTPVDPLNQTELAIAWTHRLTAVVVGFLVAGAAIAGLLGDASSRVRTALAVAAGLYVVQIGVGAVTATIGPAAILPGLHLALGLVIFTAIVLALAWDLELATGSEDDAIDSPEPLEADVPTAAERSLPSSRLHRARLTVFAYFQMMKPRLMWLLCLVAAAGMALAAGPGLESSTIVATLGGGVLAIGASGTFNHVLERDVDQKMSRTADRPLAVDLIPVRNALAFGVVLTAASLGAFLTINRLAAALGLSAILFYSVVYTLLLKPNTVQNTVIGGAAGALPALIGWAAVTNEIGWPGLALAGVIFLWTPAHFYNLALAYGEDYARGGFPMMPVVRGETVTRKHILYYIAATLVSTIALAWITELGALYAGTVVLFGGIFLWAAVRLHFEQTETAAFRSFHASNAFLGAVLVAILVDALAF
- a CDS encoding DUF7410 domain-containing protein codes for the protein MPDETHGSASAVDDRVPAAAGAKPAFDVHGDEPPVRCPYCGRPFRRDRYESLHRGLEHSERLSVRERAAYDRARGEENPAVRRVRLEALGVLVLLYFGLLIVAAFVV